Within Mongoliitalea daihaiensis, the genomic segment AGGCACTGAAAAGAGAAAATTATATCAAAGCACAGAAAAGTAGGGAGTTTATAGAAAATTTAATCAGTGGTAGTTCAGCTGGTTAGCATGCCTGTCCCGATCCTCGGGAAGGTCGCGTATTTGATACACCAACCATTCCGCAAAGTCTCAGATAAATCTGAGACTTTTTTGTTTATGTTATTTTATGTTTACATACTTCAATCCGAAAAGGATAAGAGCTTTTATGTAGGTGTTTCATCGAACCCAGAGGAACGGCTAGAAAAGCATAATCGTCCTCATAAGGGGTATACTGCGAGAAAACAGCCTTGGGTTTTGCTTTATACTGAGGCATATGCTACAAAAACTGAGGCACTGAAAAGAGAAAATTATATCAAAGCACAGAAAAGTAGGGAGTTTATAGAAAATTTAATCAGTAGTAGTTCAGCTGGTTAGCATGCCTGTCCCGATCCTCGGGAAGGTCGCGTATTTGATACACCAACCATTCCGCAAAGTCTCAGATAAATCTGAGACTTTTTTGTTTATGTTATTTTATGTTTACATACTTCAATCCGAAAAGGATAAGAGCTTTTATGTAGGTGTTTCATCGAACCCAGAGGAACGGCTAGAAAAGCATAATCGTCCTCATAAGGGGTATACTGCGAGAAAACAGCCTTGGGTTTTGCTTTATACTGAGGCATATGCTACAAAAACTGAGGCACTGAAAAGAGAAAATTATATCAAAGCACAGAAAAGTAGGGAGTTTATAGAAAATTTAATCAGTGGTAGTTCAGCTGGTTAGCATGCCTGTCCCGATCCTCGGGAAGGTCGCGTATTTGATACACCAACCATTCCGCAAAGTCTCAGATAAATCTGAGACTTTTTTGTTTATGGTCTTTTCTGTTTATATACTTCAATCCGAAAAGGATAAGAGCTTTTATGTGGGTGTTTCATCGAATCCAGAGGAACGGCTAGAAAAGCATAATCGTCCTCATAAGGGGTATACTGCGAGAAAACAGCCTTGGGTTTTGCTTTATACTGAGGCATATGCTACAAAAACTGAGGCACTGAAAAGAGAAAATTATATCAAAGCACAGAAAAGTAGGGAGTTTATAGAAAATTTAATCAGTGGTAGTTCAGCTGGTTAGCATGCCTGTCCCGATCCTCGGGAAGGTCGCGGGTTCGAGTCCCTTCCATTCCGCAAAGTCTCAGATAAATCTGAGACTTTTTTGTTTATGTTATTTTATGTTTACATACTTCAATCCGAAAAGGATAAGAGCTTTTATGTAGGTGTTTCATCGAACCCAGAGGAACGGCTAGAAAAGCATAATCGTCCTCATAAGGGGTATACTGCGAGAAAACAGCCTTGGGTTTTGCTTTATACTGAGGCATATGCTACAAAAACTGAGGCACTGAAAAGAGAAAATTATATCAAAGCACAGAAAAGTAGGGAGTTTATAGAAAATTTAATCAGTGGTAGTTCAGCTGGTTAGCATGCCTGTCCCGATCCTCGGGAAGGTCGCGTATTTGATACACCAACCATTCCGCAAAGTCTCAGATAAATCTGAGACTTTTTTGTTTATGTTATTTTATGTTTACATACTTCAATCCGAAAAGGATAAGAGCTTTTATGTAGGTGTTTCATCGAATCCAGAGGAACGGCTAGAAAAGCATAATCGCCCTCATAAGGGGTATACTGCGAGAAAACAGCCTTGGGTTTTGCTTTATACTGAGTGCTATGCTACAAAAACTGAGGCACTGAAAAGAGAAAATTATATCAAATCACAGAAAAGTAGGGAGTTTATAGAAAATTTAATCAGTAGTAGTTCAGCTGGTTAGCATGCCTGTCCCGATCCTCGGGAAGGTCGCGTATTTGATACACCAACCATTCCGCAAAGTCTCAGATAAATCTGAGACTTTTTTGTTTATGTTATTTTATGTTTACATACTTCAATCCGAAAAGGATAAGAGCTATTATGTAGGTGTTTCATCGAATCCAGAGGAACGGCTAGAAAAGCATAATCGTCCTCATAAGGGGTATACTGCGAGAAAACAGCCTTGGGTTTTGCTTTATACTGAGGCATATGCTACAAAAACTGAGGCACTGAAAAGAGAAAATTATATCAAAGCACAGAAAAGTAGGGAGTTTATAGAAAATTTAATCAGTGGTAGTTCAGCTGGTTAGCATGCCTGTCCCGATCCTCGGGAAGGTCGCGTATTTGATACACCAACCATTCCGCAAAGTCTCAGATAAATCTGAGACTTTTTTGTTTATGGTCTTTTCTGTTTATATACTTCAATCCGAAAAGGATAAGAGCTTTTATGTGGGTGTTTCATCGAATCCAGAGGAACGGCTAGAAAAGCATAATCGCCCTCATAAGGGGTATACTGCGAGAAAACAGCCTTGGGTTTTGCTTTATACTGAGGCATATGCTACAAAAACTGAGGCACTGAAAAGAGAAAATTATATCAAAGCACAGAAAAGTAGGGAGTTTATAGAAAATTTAATCAGTGGTAGTTCAGCTGGTTAGCATGCCTGTCCCGATCCTCGGGAAGGTCGCGTATTTGATACACCAACCATTCCGCAAAGTCTCAGATAAATCAGAGACTTTTTTGTTTATGTTATTTTATGTTTACATACTTCAATCCGAAAAGGATAAGAGCTTTTATGTAGGTGTTTCATCGAACCCAGAGGAACGGCTAGAAAAGCATAATCGTCCTCATAAGGGGTATACTGCGAGAAAACAGCCTTGGGTTTTGCTTTATACTGAGGCATATGCTACAAAAACTGAGGCACTGAAAAGAGAAAATTATATCAAAGCACAGAAAAGTAGGGAGTTTATAGAAAATTTAATCAGTGGTAGTTCAGCTGGTTAGCATGCCTGTCCCGATCCTCGGGAAGGTCGCGTATTTGATACACCAACCATTCCGCAAAGTCTCAGATAAATCTGAGACTTTTTTGTTTATGGTCTTTTCTGTTTATATACTTCAATCCGAAAAGGATAAGAGCTTTTATGTGGGTATTTCATCTTTTTCTGAATGCAGATAGATTTTTGTTAACTTCTAAGGTCCTCATTTTAACTTTAGGCTTTCTTTTTTCATGTGTTATCAATCATAGATTAATATGATTTTCGTCATATTTTAATAAGATCCATGTAACCAATTTTGTATCAACAAATCAACCAAAATCTAAGAGTATATGAAAACGGATAAAATAACAAAGCTAATTGTAGCTTCTCTGTCACTACTACTTTTTTTGAATTTTTCAGTCCTTGCCCAAACAAATTATACGATTGCCTCTGGGACTGAATTAAAAATCACAGGTGGTTCATCTTTGCATGATTGGGAAATGATCTCCAAAGATGCCAAAGGTTCAGCCGTATTTACCATCACTGGAAATAGCATAAATAGTGCTCAATCCTTAAAAGTAAACGCAGAGGCAGAGTCCCTAAAAAGTGGAACTAGAGGACTAGACAATAATGCCTATAAAGCCTTAAAGACAAGTCAGCATAAGCAAATCAGTTTTACCCTCAAAGAGCTTTCTGGTTCTGCGCCTAATTTTACCGCCAAAGGAGATTTTACCATCGCCGGAGTTACTAAGTCAGCAAGCTTTCCCATTAAATTAACCCAAAGTGGCAATAATTTAGTGTTTGAAGGTAGCTATGATACTAAACTTACTAATTTTTCTATTGATCCACCTACGGCCCTGATGGGGACAGTCAAAACAAGAGACGATGTAACTATACATTTTAAAACAATATTTCAACCTACAAAATAAAAATCCATAACTATGAAAAAGTACTTTATCACAGCAATTGCGTTTGCAGGAATAGCTATGTCCTCATTCGCCCAAGGCCTCCAAAGAGATCAGCAATTTTGGAGAGCTCCTGACCAAAGAGGTATCAATGTTTTTGAAACAGGCAAAGAGGACTCAGTGGCTTTTGATGGCATGAGAGTTCGTGTTGGAGGTCATTTTGCACAACAATGGCAAAATTTAAGTCATTCCAACACTGCAAGTCCAGCACCTAATGCTAATGGAGTCAACCTTAACCAACTAATTGAACTTGGTGCAGGAACAAACTTAGCTACTGCTAACTTGAATATTGACGTTGCTTTAGCAGATGGTCTTCGCTTGAATTTGGTAACTTACCTTTCTTCCAGACACCATCCAGAATCTTGGGTTAAAGGCGGATACCTTCAAGTAGACAAATTAGGTTTCTTAAATCTTGGTAATACCGACTGGTTTGATAAATATTTGACCGTTAGAGTAGGACACATGGAAATCAACTATGGTGATGCACACTTTAGAAGATCCGATAATGGAAACGCTATGTATAATCCTTTTGTAGGAAATTATATTATGGATGCATTTACCACTGAAGTTGGTGGTGAAGTATTCTTCCAAAGCAAAGGTTTCTTGGCCTTAGTAGGTGTAACAGGTGGTGAAATCCAAGGAGGAGTCACCAATCCAAATTTCAGAAAGCCAAGCTTTTTGGGTAAATTTGGATATGACAAGCAGTTAAGCGATGATTTGAGAGTGCGTGCCACAGGTTCGATTTATACTACCTCTGGCTCTAATAGAAACACGCTTTGGGGTGGTGACAGAGCAGGTTCCAGATACTATTTAGTGATGGAAAATACCTTGGCAACTACAGCAGGCAACTTTACTTCAGGACGGTTCAACCCAGGACAAACTGACAACATTACAGCTATGGTTTTCAACCCATTCGTTAAATTTAAAGGCTTAGAATTCTTCGGTAATTTTGAGCGCTCTACTGGTAAAGCTAGAAATGAAGCTGACGATAGGACTTGGAATCAAACCGGTGCAGACTTAGTCTACAGATTTGGAACAGCTGAAAAATTCTATCTAGCAGGTAGATACAATAAGGTTTCAGGTCCACTAGCTGGTTCAGGTGTAGAAGTAAACATTGATAGAGTCCAAGTAGGCGGAGGCTGGTTTGTTACAAAGAATGTTTTAGCTAAATTGGAGTATGTAAGTCAAAACTATAACAACTTTGCTGCCAACGATCGATTCAATGGTGGTAAATTCAATGGTTTGATGATTGAAGGTGTAATTGGATTCTAAGATAAAAACGAATGAGTGTCTTTCTGTTAATTTTGATTGGAATACTTGTAATGAGTCCACAAGAAAAAGATCTTGTAATTACTCAAAAGACAATTACCGTAAGTGGTCAGACTTCCATTGGAGCATTCAATTGTAGTTTCAGCAGAAATGGTATGAAAGACACTATTTCGTTAAATTCCCAAATAAATAATTCAGTCCTTAATATCAACATTCCCGTAAGCGATTTCGCTTGCGGGAATTTTATTTTGAATCGGGATTTTCGAAAAACCATCAAAGCTGAAGAATTCCCAACCTGTGAAGTTAAGGTAGCCAATCTGCGGAAAAACAGGAATGACTACACTTGTAGACTTACAGTTTCTATTGTCGGAAAAACCCTAGAGTTTGATAACTTTTATTTGAAACATACCAAAGATGGATTGGAAGGAAACCTTTCGTTAGCTTTTTCAGATTTAGCCTTAGAAGCTCCCAAAAAAATGGGAGGTCTAATTAAAGTAGAAGAACAATTAGACCTCCAAATTGTATTAGGCTTTTAACCGGAAATTAAGGAAATCAGGGCCTCATCAATTTTTGTAAATTTAAACTTCTCTAAAGCCTGTTTATTTTTTTTCTGGATATCAGCTAAACATAAGTTCCCAATACTACCTTCATGAGAATGATTCAATTGGTCTTGTTGGGGTGCAAATTCATTTTTTTCTATTTCTAGCCCTACTTGCTTATAGGCATCTCGGAATGGAGTCCCTGCCAAGACACGCTCATTGACTACTTCCACACTGAATACATGCTTGTAGAACTCATCCGAAAGAATGTTGGAACGGATGTGGATGTTTTTTAGCATTAAGATGCTCATGTCCAAACAGT encodes:
- a CDS encoding GIY-YIG nuclease family protein encodes the protein MLFYVYILQSEKDKSFYVGVSSNPEERLEKHNRPHKGYTARKQPWVLLYTEAYATKTEALKRENYIKAQKSREFIENLISSSSAG
- a CDS encoding GIY-YIG nuclease family protein gives rise to the protein MLFYVYILQSEKDKSFYVGVSSNPEERLEKHNRPHKGYTARKQPWVLLYTEAYATKTEALKRENYIKAQKSREFIENLISGSSAG
- a CDS encoding GIY-YIG nuclease family protein, with the protein product MPVPILGKVAYLIHQPFRKVSDKSETFLFMVFSVYILQSEKDKSFYVGVSSNPEERLEKHNRPHKGYTARKQPWVLLYTEAYATKTEALKRENYIKAQKSREFIENLISGSSAG
- a CDS encoding GIY-YIG nuclease family protein; amino-acid sequence: MLFYVYILQSEKDKSFYVGVSSNPEERLEKHNRPHKGYTARKQPWVLLYTECYATKTEALKRENYIKSQKSREFIENLISSSSAG
- a CDS encoding GIY-YIG nuclease family protein; amino-acid sequence: MLFYVYILQSEKDKSYYVGVSSNPEERLEKHNRPHKGYTARKQPWVLLYTEAYATKTEALKRENYIKAQKSREFIENLISGSSAG
- a CDS encoding GIY-YIG nuclease family protein, with the protein product MPVPILGKVAYLIHQPFRKVSDKSETFLFMVFSVYILQSEKDKSFYVGVSSNPEERLEKHNRPHKGYTARKQPWVLLYTEAYATKTEALKRENYIKAQKSREFIENLISGSSAG
- a CDS encoding YceI family protein, yielding MKTDKITKLIVASLSLLLFLNFSVLAQTNYTIASGTELKITGGSSLHDWEMISKDAKGSAVFTITGNSINSAQSLKVNAEAESLKSGTRGLDNNAYKALKTSQHKQISFTLKELSGSAPNFTAKGDFTIAGVTKSASFPIKLTQSGNNLVFEGSYDTKLTNFSIDPPTALMGTVKTRDDVTIHFKTIFQPTK